The Parafrankia discariae DNA window CCTCTTCCTGGCCGTGTTCGCCGTCCAGCGCTCGGCCTTCGGCGTGACGCAGGCCGCGCGGGAAGCCGGGCGCGCCTTCGTGACCTCGCAGAGCGAGACCGCGGGCCTCGAACGCGCGCGGCTCGCCGCCCAGCTCGCCTTCACCGACCAGGGCATCGACGGCGCGCCCGAGGTCAGGTTCGCCCCACCGGGGGCCGACTGCGGCGCCGGCAACCCGGGCGACGGCGCCGCCACCCTGGAACCGGGTGCCCGTTTCGTTGTCTGCGTCCGCGCGCACGTCGACCTGCCCGGGGTGGGCGCCATCGCCGGCGGGCTCGCCGACGTAACCGTCAACGGCCAGTTCACCGTGGTCATCGACGCCTATCGTGCCGACCGTTCGGGCGTCTGACCTGCAGGTTTGTCGAGCGAATGATCCGAAGTCCCGTGGCACAGTGCTTGGAGGAGCGGTAACTGGCGCTGGCTCAACCTCATGATTCGGGTTATCGAGCTGTCAGACGTCGGGTCAGGCCGGGTAGGTGCGCGGTTGCTCGGGTGGTCAGCGGTGGTAGGCGTCGTGGCGGTGGTCGATGGCCACGACGGTGACCGTCATTGCCTTGTCGTTGATGCGGTAGATGACCCGGTAGGTCCCGCGGCGTGCGCTGAACCGGTCGTCGAGCGGTGGCATGAGCCGGTTTCCGACCCGGTAGGGAGCGTCCGGAAGCGGCCCGGTGATCAGTTCGTAGACCGCTGCGGTGACGGTGCGGGGAAGGCTCTCGTTCGCGACGAGGAGAAGCTGGCGGCGCGATGGCAGCAGGGGCTGGAGGCGTTCTTGCCGGACGGACCGCGCGGCGACGTCTTCGTGCTCCTACGCCTCTGACCGGTACGGCTGGAGCTTATGAGCTTCGCGCACGGAGTCCATCCCGACCCTTACGGGCTACTGCCTGCGGTCCTGGTACGAAGCCGATGACGGGTGGTCCGCCGCGCCGGCCCAGCGGGATTGAGGCGGGTCGTCGCCCTCGGGCCCAGGCGGCAGCCGCCTGCCCGAACTGGTTCCGGACGTGGCCTGGTGGATGCGCCGGCGCCGGTCAGGACGCGGCGGCCGACAGGGGCGGCACGGGCAGGCCGACCAGGGCCGCGTCGATGACGGCGACAAGTTCACCCCGGTCCAGCCCGATCCCGATCAGGGAGCCGATGCCCCGGAAGCCGACGACCAGCAACGTCGCCAGCGCGACCGGCTCGGCCGCTGGATCGAGGTCGCCGTTGCGCTGCGCGGCCCGCAGGCAGCCGGCCAGGGCCGCCCGCTGCGCCTCGAAGCTCTGGCGTAGCCGGGCCGTGGCGTCCTGGTCGCGCCCGGCCAGCTCGACGGTGAAGCGGCTGGCCATGCAGGCCAGCTGCTCGGGGTCGTTCAGCTGCCGGTCGAGCGAGTCGATGAGATAGGCCCGCAGGCGCTCCATCGCGGTCTCGTCCGGGCCGGCCAACGCGGCTGCGCCGCACGCATCGTCCTGGTCGCAGTAGTCCCCCAACGCGGCCAGGAACAGCGCGTGCTTGTCGCCG harbors:
- a CDS encoding type II toxin-antitoxin system RelE family toxin, with amino-acid sequence MLPSRRQLLLVANESLPRTVTAAVYELITGPLPDAPYRVGNRLMPPLDDRFSARRGTYRVIYRINDKAMTVTVVAIDHRHDAYHR
- a CDS encoding TetR/AcrR family transcriptional regulator, with product MGRPPGFDRREVLAAVEREFRKNGFDGTSLDDISAATGLGRGSLYAAFGDKHALFLAALGDYCDQDDACGAAALAGPDETAMERLRAYLIDSLDRQLNDPEQLACMASRFTVELAGRDQDATARLRQSFEAQRAALAGCLRAAQRNGDLDPAAEPVALATLLVVGFRGIGSLIGIGLDRGELVAVIDAALVGLPVPPLSAAAS